Below is a genomic region from Populus trichocarpa isolate Nisqually-1 chromosome 15, P.trichocarpa_v4.1, whole genome shotgun sequence.
aaaaatattattctacttttaataaataaaataaaataactctatatttttttaatcctcgTCACCTACCACGTGGATGCCCTGACCTGTCTTCCTTCTAGAGTGACGACTGCAGTCTGCATTTATATTTACGTGCGGCCACTGCATCATTAAGCTACCTAGCTAGCTCCTCCAtccaaattataatattataattcgGATGGAGGAGCTAGATAGCttaattgtgtgtgtgtgtctatatatatatatatatatatatatatatatatatatattgagcaaCATCTGAATCCCTTTCCATTAATTGCTGAAAAAGCATGGGATCGGTAAATGTAACACTGCAATTCAATGCCATCTAACCACTCCAGGTACGCATGAATAGTTAATTAGTGGTCCGAAGCCCACGGGAACTCGACACAAACTTGCATTCAATGCCGTGAGGCAATGTTTTGCCAACAGAATACATGATTAGAAACCACAATCTAtagaatatttattattaagagCATCAGCACTCGTCTCATACACTAGCTAGTACTTAATTACTTTGACAAAACAGACACAAATTAACCAGCTTCAAGGTCTCCACCCCAAACAACAGCTTCAGGCAACAGCAGAGAGGTTTTGATCGGTTCTTGGATAACACTAACAACGTTATTGGGGCAGTCTAATCTGTAATTAATATGTCTTATGATTAATGTTATCCGACTACTAGCAAAACCTCTTGCATCCATCCATTACTATCATTTCATTCAATTAACCTCCAAAACAAACTCCTTATCCTTCTCCAGCCTCTCCATGGCTCCAGCTTCCAAGCTAATCTCCACGTCAATACTCCTTCCACCACTCTTCCCTTGATACAAGTACACCATCCCGTCGAACCTGTTATTGATTCCACTCCTCACTGTCTCTGGCTTTCCCCACCCAAAATCCACCTCATAAACTGGAAACCTCGGTGAGCTTCCAACAGCTACACAATTAACACCAGCATCTTTGAACTGATATACCTTCGGTGCACTCTCAAACTGTTTGTTCCGTTCTTCAATGGCTTTAGCATCATGCGTTTCAATGGCTTTTTGTATCATGGAGGCTCCAAATTCAGGTGGGTTCATCGACAGCAACCCGGCAGCAGTCACCGTGAATATGGCCTGAATAAGGTTGCCAAAGTAACTTTCCGGCATGGGGGGATCGACCCTTTTGCGGCAGTCAGCAAAGACAGTGAAAACTGTGTAGTCTTCAGGTTTGAGTTGACGTGCTTGGGTCACATGGCGCCAAATGTGGACAGCAAGTGATTGAAAAGTGGAGAAGGGTTTTGAGCCGCCAGATGGtatgtttgagttgatttttgaCTTGATCTTGTCAATTCCTGATTCAGAGAATTTGAAGACTCGCTCTCTGAGTGGCTGGTCAACAGGCTTGGCATCATCAGTGGATGATCCATTTTGATCTGGTGGAGAGAGTTGGAACTTTACTTTAGTGTTTCGCACTTTGGTGCGGTCCAGGAAAGGTAGGAGAGAGATTGAAGGCAACCCACTGCATATCTGGGCCCATGAACTCATAAAGTGCCATGTGGAGGTCCCATCGAGGATGGCATGGTTGAAGGCCAATCCCATCGCCAGTCCATCTCTTAGCTTGGTTAGCTGCAAGCAATTAGCCCCACCACAGAACGAATTTATATATGGTCCAGATcatccaggaaaaaaaaaaaaagaaaaaaaagaagctaaatatCAGTCCTCCTGCATAGGAAGATGTATATAGGGCTGTGCCGGGAAGTTATTGAACATTAATTATGGAATGGGACCTTCATTGAAATGTTAAAGCCAGTGAGAACCATTGCAATTTACTTCATCTCTTCCACTCACAGGCCTCAGCAATGGAATACCATCCTCcctagttattttatttttgagcagAGTATAATTCTTCCTACGTAGTTTGCAGAATAAGATAACATGTTGGAACTtgtttagaggaaaaaaaaaaagggatgttTGCATAACCAAGGGTACTTTATTATACACACTTAGCACCCTACCCCAATGGTATTTCATGGAAGCCCAAGGCATTAAATTCTTGAAGTACGATGTGAATCTATGACAATGGTGTCCTAGGAGTATGAACAAAGGGTTACTATTGAATAGATCTATTTCTTAAACTACCCTGGATCATAAACATGTACCTGCAAATTATTCTATTTCTACATGTATCTACCATAATAGATTAATACCAAATTAGATCAGCATATACTTAATTAGTAGCAGAAATGAATTAAAGCCATCTATCTACTCACTAACATGcgtaattttgataaaatggctagctatatatatgtataaaaaaaagaggaaatgcTACCTGCACTGACAACAATGGTCTGTGGAGGCCCTCAGAGTTCAAGATCCCACTGTAAGGTATGAGCTCCTTCAAGGTGGAGGTGCCCTCCTCAACAGTTAGATCCTCCACACTGATCCACTCAGCTTTGGCCTCCAACACCTCCACTCCCTCCATATCGTCATCATATTCTACCCTGAACACCCAATCTTCATCCTTTGCTAGCTTCCCTGCCAGTTGATAGAAATCTTCCAGGACAACTCCTAGCCCATCTTTCAACTTCCCTACCCTATCCTCATACTCATACTCATCTCCCTTGTAAACCATCAGCTTTTGGTTGTACTGAAATGCTATGTATGGAAGATCAAAAGTGACCAGCTGACATTCACTTCTTCCTAGTTTCTTGTTGGGCTTCACACGGCATTTGCCAGTTATTTTCACCTTCatgatctcctcctccttttcagGGGCCATTGCTGACTGTTGAAGGTATCTTGGGATGTAATAATTAAAGCTGAGAAAGAAGCTGTGCCTATACTTTAAGACCTACGTACACAAGACTTGATATTTGTGGTGATGGAAAGCTAAAAAGGGAATCGAGGGATACTTATAGAAGAGACGGGCTTTAGGTGTATAGTTGGGATTGCATTTATGGGGTTCATGGAAGCAGTTGTGACCCATTAATATTTCTGATTCAGACTGTTGGGTTAGATCAAGACTTGATGATGAGATTATTAAAAGGTTTCTGATTCAGACTGTTGGTTAGATCAAGACTTGATGATGAGATTATTAGCAGGCTCTCTCTCTTTTGCCCTTATTAATTCCCTGTTGTAAATTTTTCAATGTCAACGTAATTCAGTTCAAGATTTGGGTTCTCTCCTACTTGTACATACACCAAATTAACCATGGTATTGCTAGAACTTGGACCCTGTGCTTCAAGTGTTTGCACCATGCATGGATCTTAACCTTATCGATATGCTTTCAATAGTTTGGAACAAATGGGCCGTCCAATTTCAATTTATAAGGTGGGACCCGACAAGCTGTCGATAGCAGCCAGCAGAACCCATTCTTTGGTCAATAACTAATAAGtgataacaagaagaaaagaaaatgctgTTTTCCCATCACATGGTCTTTGgtcattttcaatttataaagATGTGTACATTGTATCatagttttttcttgaattatcaTAGCCTCCCAAGTcttacaaataaatatatttggaagaCTTGACCTAGCAAGATGGTGAAAGGAAATACTTacaataatgttattttttagtgtgtACAAGCCGTCATAAAAACTATTTGTAGGCGTAGCCTTATATAtggcatggttttttttttagcatagtcGTCGGTATAGTTATAGATATAGTTGTAGATGTAGTTGTGGGCGTCGTTGTGAGTGTTGCCATGTATGGTCCTTGGTGCAGCCACGTGGGCGTAATTACTGGCATAACCATATGAGCGTAGCCATGTAACTACTGGCATAACCATACGGAAAGCAGCCCAGGCATAATCGTTGGCATATTATTAGCATAGTCCTAGACATAGCCGCTATGTTGGGGTTTCATACATGAATTAACTAGCTTTTTGTTCACTTTCTACGGACGACACCAAATGATGTGGCTGGAAAAAATCTTCAAGAGAAATATTGGGGGCATTTTTCATGGGCTAGTAAAACACTCCAAAGCTTAAGTAAGtatagtgtttatatatatgacGAGGAGAATGAGTATTCTACTGGCTTAAATATTCTTTAAATCTTATATTAGACTTAAATTGTGTTAGACTTGAAGTTTAGAAAGATAAGTATTGGAGAGATTAGCTCTAGTCTCCTTTATAATTCTAGAAAGATGagtttatatagatttttttaagataaatatcttaagaaatatttaagatatttaatataaatatctctAATATCTAGAATATTTATGGAGATATTTATAGAGATGTTTACTTTGTATAAAACCATAATTATTTGTTGTATCatccattgttttatttatatcattGGACTAAAACATATTCCACTAGTACTTAGTGTTGCTGAAAGCTAACTTGCATTGGATTAAAGTTGCATTGTATGGTCTGGatataatttaaagatattgaTAAATTCTTAACCGGTGATCCGTATATGGCTAAGaacaaatattttacaaatttattgtaaattccaaaaaaaatgcaaaaataataataatctaaaacaatgcaaaaaaacatttttttctctatttttttatgaaaaaaatgcaatttttttttgtaaggattGAATCGCACACAACaagcaaaattcattttttttttctaaggtcatgtttggcaaaaaaacctattttcacCCTAAACCAAAACTGTTAAACTAGGCTTACGGGTTGTTTGCCAAATGAACCATTGAGCCAAAACCTTTAGCAAAAACATTGTCAACCAAACATGGTCTTAACCTCTGACCTGACCGAATTGATccaaaacttttgatttgaccataaacaaaaccaaagtcAACCAGTTTGACctgaaaaacaaactaaaacctaaactaGAATCCAAAatgaaatcaagttaaaaaaaccacacaaaaactttttatcaaaacggatcaaaacccagaaaaacaaagaacatgaagaacaccgAAGAACATTTAACATGAACCCAATAATGTAAATTTCAAATCAGACCAGATATAGACGAACCAAGGACACAAACATGTTGAAAATCATGCAATGATCAATAATATACCATCTATGCACTTCGATTATcactaaaaaaaccatgattttgtaaaaaataagtttcagttcaaaaccaaaaccctaaGATTAAAACTTactaaaaacatgttattgattcAAATAAACCTTAGATTATTAACTAATAAAGTCTCATGAAGGATTTTGTGCAAAGAATTGAACCTAAACTAATCCAAATCATGGGGCCAGGGCAATGTTCTTctcaagaacatgaagaacactaCCTTAGAATCCAAAAAATACCTAGATACAAAACCAGCCATTGTCAAACCTAAAATTGGCATATTAGGCCTCTAAaacaaagcatttttttatgaCACTTCAAGGGttgtttaaatgtattttttttataaaaaataaaaaaatttataaaaacaaattatataggatacttcaagggtagttttaatgttttattattgaaaaaaaaacattataaaaaaactaattagcatttttgtttatgatacttCATGGGTAGttttaatgtctttttatagaaaaaataaaaaaattaattaacatttctgTTTATGATGCTTCAAGggtattttaaatgattttttttaataaaaaatagaaaatatttataaaaagaattacttAGGATACTTCAAATGTagttcaaatgttttttttataaaacattataaaaaaaataattagcacTTCTGTTTCAGATACTTCaatagaaatttaaatattttttaataaaaactttacaaaaaaaaattatttagaatacttcaaatgtagttttaatatatttttatagaaaaaaaaattaaaaatacttcaaGGCTTTTGGGTCTGGCTTGGGCCCCAGACCCAATAACCTAATGGTATTAGGTTCTAGCTTGACTACCAGACCTAAAGCCACAATTGGGTCTGACTCGGCAGCTAGACTCAATGCTATGGGGTCTGAAATTGCTACTAGACCCAATGTTATTGAGTGTGGCTTGACTGTCAGACCCAAGACACTTAAAATATTCTTtgtactttttatattttttttgacatttaaaaaaatatttttattgatccaTCGTGGAGCGCGGATCAATATACTAGTATTAAGAAATTGATGTACCAAagcatttatctttttttatatatatatatatattaaattgactaGTACACccttatttttactaaaaataacacagatactttgaataattaatttgcagatactttgaataattaatttgcatGTATTTGGTAGGGAATGAGTTTCAACACTTTATAATTGAATCCATCTCATCACAAATGGCATTAAGTTTGGATCTCTTctattaggggtgatcatttcctgtttggtttggtttttacctattaaaacaaccaaaccaaatttttataattcaaaaaaatttaaaccgaaaccggttcgaaccgaccggtttcggttcagtttggttttttaatgtcaatatccgaaaaaacctatattattttttgggtgcTCTTAGGATGATCCGAATGGTGTGGATAGTTGTTTTAATAGCTGAAAATAGAGGTTTGATGGTGTCTATGGTAAGACATTAGAACCAAACAAAGAGAGAGGACAACATAGATATGGAGGCTGGggttaagaaaatgaaaataaggtTATGTTATATTGTTAGAATAAATTAGCAAAATCTTTTCGAAATATAACAAGTTATAGTGATCCAAACACAGGTTTCAATTAATTTGGAGTGTTGATGGGTTAAGTACAGTTAACGCTTGCCCCCCTCTCTGCTCGTCATACTGCCATAAGGGTTATTAATCTCAAGTTTTTACAGCAGAGATGACCTTTGAAGACTCTGCTTTAGATGTATGAAAAtagtaaagaaataaaagaattgatagCTAGGCATAGCAATGACAATACCGTGTGGTGTTGCTTGTCAACACCGTTGAGATCTTGGTAATACTTTGTCTTTACAATTGAAATCAAAAGATGTAAATTGAAAGATTGGGTTTGGCATGTCACTTGTGGGAGCTTGGGTGGGGGTGGTTGATGTTGCTTAGATATGGTGATGGCTGATGAAGATTCACAATACTAATTGAAGAACGAAGAATTGTTTGTGACTATGGACTCGTGAGTGTTATTTGTGAATTGTGAAAGGTTGTGTTGCTGTGAGGAATGAGATGAGCAACTGCTAGGGTTAGTAACTTACTAGGTTAAAAAGTTTCATCTTTCTatttataatactttttttaatatgaactggttcggttcggttagaGTTGATCGGTTTCATCCTTATGaaaccggaaccgaaccgacaatttttttaaatattctaatcggtttaatcggtttttttttcatggttcggttttttcaattaattttttttattttctcgatttaatcggtttttcaattttttttgttcaccccTACCTTCTATGtaccaaaacaaaaggaaggaatgcctatatgataatattaaaaattaaatatactatatacaaattaagtacttcaaattttaaagataaaacaataaatttactcAGTCGTACAATGATAATCtaaacacaataataataataataatagcacaTCAATAAGAAATTTCGTTTTCAATGAAATACTAATATCATATTTTCAGCAATTAATTATATCTCAACTAACCACGTGAAAATCCACATAAAAAACACTCCTTATAAATGTCATGAAACGAGATTTTATCGGACGAAAAGGTAGTTAAGTAAGGACAATGAATTTGTGGGGGCGTGTTATGGTAGGTGATTGTCAATCGATCATTATCagaattaaaagtaaattacaGTCCAAACAGTTGATTGTTGGCAATCATTAATTTGGTGGATGCCGAAAACCAACAGTGTTGTCGGTGACGAGATTAATTATTCGAGGCTATGTATACCCAAACAGTATTCCTCTAAGAAGGGAgtttttgttctcttttgaaattatatagAATTCACTTTCCTTTATTCGGAGTTTATGGTCTTTTCAAGGCTGTCATTGGTTAGTGCGGTTCAAAAGcacttttcaaaaattttgaatttttttttctttaaattaatatgtttttgatgttttcaaatcattttgatgtgctgatctcaaaaataatttttaaaaaataaaacaaatattattaacatgcttttctgaatgaaaaacactttaaaaagcaacagaAACCACACCCCCAAACACGCTCGAAAGCGTAAAAGGAACACCTCAAAACAATTCTTTTGCAAGAGTCGGAGACCATTCAATGCCTCAA
It encodes:
- the LOC7474064 gene encoding BAHD acyltransferase DCR; this encodes MAPEKEEEIMKVKITGKCRVKPNKKLGRSECQLVTFDLPYIAFQYNQKLMVYKGDEYEYEDRVGKLKDGLGVVLEDFYQLAGKLAKDEDWVFRVEYDDDMEGVEVLEAKAEWISVEDLTVEEGTSTLKELIPYSGILNSEGLHRPLLSVQLTKLRDGLAMGLAFNHAILDGTSTWHFMSSWAQICSGLPSISLLPFLDRTKVRNTKVKFQLSPPDQNGSSTDDAKPVDQPLRERVFKFSESGIDKIKSKINSNIPSGGSKPFSTFQSLAVHIWRHVTQARQLKPEDYTVFTVFADCRKRVDPPMPESYFGNLIQAIFTVTAAGLLSMNPPEFGASMIQKAIETHDAKAIEERNKQFESAPKVYQFKDAGVNCVAVGSSPRFPVYEVDFGWGKPETVRSGINNRFDGMVYLYQGKSGGRSIDVEISLEAGAMERLEKDKEFVLEVN